Part of the Onthophagus taurus isolate NC chromosome 11, IU_Otau_3.0, whole genome shotgun sequence genome is shown below.
tctttagtATGCTAAAAATCGTGAAATGATGAATTTAACTATGATGAGAAACACTCAAGGTTTGCATGCTCCGCTTCGTTACACAATGGAATGTCAAGCTGCGAAAAAAATCGGTCATTTACCGTTTTTACCGTCGTCTAATATAATGTTGGATGTTTTAACTGGGAATGATATAGAAATTGGGCCTCAAGATATCTTTGGAACGCCGGAATTCAGGGAAATTGTTGGACAACCTCATGCTGTTGTTGAAAAATCTTTAGGAAtactttaaacatttatttcttgctaatatttaatgaaataaacttttttttaaattataatttcatttattctTAGTTTGCATATTTTTTTCACTTCC
Proteins encoded:
- the LOC111413313 gene encoding proteasome maturation protein, giving the protein MSFGLPSLKVKPELPSGLGIDQGAYEVPNLMSTGFASVKSNLEVPHPLISSERGYAKNREMMNLTMMRNTQGLHAPLRYTMECQAAKKIGHLPFLPSSNIMLDVLTGNDIEIGPQDIFGTPEFREIVGQPHAVVEKSLGIL